The Mangifera indica cultivar Alphonso chromosome 12, CATAS_Mindica_2.1, whole genome shotgun sequence DNA window TAttccaataatataaaatgttagaaaatataaaaacgAGTGGTggagaaacttgaaaaaaatgatcaaactttATGTCGTGAAAATACATTCCTTAAATTGTTATATACTCATTATTTGTAGTTTTGGATTGTACAATAAAATCGCATGTCATCATCGGATCATCGGAGGTAGAGGAAAATATAGTAAAAGGAGGTTGTTAATCGAAACTAAGATAATTacttgagaagaaaaaaaaaactctaaaagaaaatttattacttttcaaatcttgtgtaacaaaaatagttagatttttaaatttaagagaaaaatatgataaatttttaatttgattaatatttttattaaataacaattttatctctaataataattaataaacaaatgaatatttatgtttttttaaattattaggcaaaattttgaaaaaaaaaagtaattttaaggtaaaaataaattctttaatgGTAATAATTGTTGATTGAGATAGATGGTGAGGTTGGCAAATCATGTCATATAAAAGTGGTCCATAAGATTTTGGGCTTGATGGGTATTAgaataaacttaataaaataatgggTCCAAACAGGACAACGataatcttaaatattatatacaaatataagaATGTACCCATGCATTGGATTGGATAAGCCTCTCTGTCCGTCCCCCCTTATCGTTAGTTTTCCTCTCTTTCAATATAATACACGCACGTGGAGAAGACAACaaacaattacataaaaatcAGACACAGTTTTCGTGTCCCCGGCGAAATACAATCATTTATATTCTCACATTTGCCCTGTAAATAAGTACAAAGGAAGTTGCCTATGGGACCAACTTGTGAAAAAGTAAAAATTCGAGTCCTGGaaaaatatctttcaaaaggATTGTTTTTTGATGTAATACAAAAACCATTACATAAAaccacataaataaaaatatgctCTTATTTGTAGGAATTTGCTTTAggatatcaataatatttaattaaatatttaaataatatgatattataaattaaataatgttaaattaaatatataataatatttaatcatataatttatttaaaatattaagatgattcaattttaaactaaaaatatatataatttaaaagaataatattatgtatatatatttttaatatataatttatatacataaataatatgatattatataattgaatattattttaattttaatttaaaattatttaattatataataatatattatttatattcaaaaattatataaatacatataattttattaaatatgaaatatttcttcttcattagTCATTCCAAAGTATCAAACCCATCATTACAGCTCAACAGGAGATCGAAAAGATAAACAAAACCtacattttttcatatttcaacaAGACGGGGAAAAGAGAACGCCTGCCAACTAATGTACATCTTATCCCATTACATGTAATTGTAATACAAGAGCCTACTACAGAAACAGGGACAAATTTTACTCTAAGAGAATGGAGAGGGTAACCTGCTATTGAACTGTATTTATGCTATAAATCCCAGCCATCCTTCCGACCGTTAAATTCCCATTTCCGGCTGGCCAAGCTTCCATACATCTCCGAAAATTTCAGGAGGCATTTGCTTCTTTTATGGTAATGTACTTGTGTATTTTTACTAATTGCTGCACCGGAGAATTTTGATGTATCGATTGCCCATGCTGGTCTTACATATTCAACAGTCTTCGAAGTGCTTGCATTCGCGTATAAATAATTCAGTAACACATCCTCACAGTTGAAGTACTTGTCTACCAGTTCTCTTCCAGCCTTGGCTTCCTCAGACCAGTACCGCTTAAATGCCAGTTGATTATCGATGAAAGCAGCCCCAGTAAGGATCATATTGTACCCTTTTAGCCTTCTTGCATATTTCTCGCCCTTATACTTCAATGGAGTTCCATTGACCAGGCGGGGGTAGAACCCCACTATCCTTTCTGGATGTTGGCGCCATACCTGAAAACCCCGCTCAACATCATCGCAAGACATCATAATATCATCATCAAGCTCAAGGACGGCTCGAGTCTTTATTAAAGGATCCATCTTAAACCGATtattcaaagaattttgatcCTCAACTCTAATCCTCACAGGCACTGCCGAGTCCAAATCACTTAATTTTGGAGGTACCCCTTTGTTCCACACTACAACTATCTCTTTCACCGATGAGCATCTCGAGTAATGCTTCACGTACATTTTCAAATTCCAGAGACGAGCATCGTATGTCATTGTTAACAATGTGAACTGCGAATAATGACCCTTCCACATGTAAGCTTCGTGTGCACCATTCCCTCCGTAGATGTACTTAACCGCTGTGCACATCAGTGCAACTCCAGATACAAACATCACTGTCAGAACAAATCTTCCAGAACTCGTATTTGGTTTTATCCTGCCCTGAAGAATCGAAGCTGATCGGTTCAAGCGGCTACACAACCGTCTGACCTTTGAACTAAAAAAACCTTCTTTTTCCCAATCAAAGAAAGAATCACTTCTCTTCCCCGCGTATTGTGCACACCAGTTGAGTGGAATTACGCACTTGACAGCTCCAAGTAACACACCTAATAAGATGCCAAGTGTAGCAACCGCTGCCATAGAAGACCAGCCAAGAAGAAACCGATGAATCGAGTCTCCTGAAAGGACTCGATCTCCATCGATAAACCCAATCCACTCACCAGAACTTAACTGCTGCACATCAAGGTGATGGTAGCGAGCACTATTCCAACTGTTTCGACCCTTATATGTCTGCTCTGAGATGAAGGGAACTTCAACTTCTTTGTATGCATCCTTGGTAAGAACTTCCACCTTAAAGATACGCACTCGTCGCCCATATGATTCACCACAATCTTGACCAATGCGATGAAGATTTCCATTATACAAAATTGGCCTGCCTCCATTTCGTGCCCCCAAATCCTTTTCAACATTATAGATAGGGTTATTCTTATGTGGCTTCCAAGGGCCAAAAGGTGTGTCGCTATACCAAAGTTCCAGTTGTCCATTCTTCTTGACTCCAAAACCACTATGATCAGATGCAAAGAGCCAATACATTCCATCATGATTAACTAGAACGGGGTCAACAAGGGGCTTCTTCATAATAATCCTGTCCAGtttccactccaaaggaaagtCAATTGCTCGATAAAGACGAAGTTCCCTTTTTGCACTGCTCTCAGGCATCATGTATATCTGTAAGAAAGCAGAAAATGAAGGATCAACACATTTTGcctgatatttttctttcccCCTTAAAAGAGGTCCCTAAACAATATAGTTTGAAAAGAACACTGTAGGGTGAGAAACCAGATTCCCCATTTCAGTAAACAGTCTGGCTGAATATCAGAATGGTACAGCATTGAACTTTTACTTTctttgtaacatttttttatcctCTTTCCGAATCATTTAACCGTTATATAAGAATTAGACAATTTTTTATGATCATTTTAGTATAGGAGATTGGTTGCTTACTTGGCCGAGGTATTCAAACACGTATGGATAAGAGAGGTGCCAATCCTCATCCAAAGCTATGCCTAGTTGCTCCCATGTTGCTCCCTTGTCGACACTTCTTGCAACTCCAATATCCCCTTGCATTGTAATGGAATTCTTGGTTTCATAGAATAGGTAAAGAACATCTCCCTGAATCATAACATCGGTAGAAATTAACATAAGGATCAACTTATAATCAAAGTTAACACAGTATAAGGATTTAACATCTTTGGACAGTAAACTTGCCAGTTTACAACAGAAAATGAATTTTGTCAAAAACTAATTCCATTAACAGAGTTCCTTAAAAGTTTCCTGCAATGTGTTCTTGTCATGTCAAGCAATTATATTAAGAGATTTTATTTGCATGTAAAATAAGCAATACTATTCAAAAGAACGAGGTTATTTGTGTAGTTAAAACTGTTTTATTCACTACAAAACATTATCATAATTTCCATTGACTCAACAAGAAGCTCACAACTAGAATTGAATTCTCAGGGTAAAAACACTGGCAAATTGAAGGTTTTAACAAGTGGAAATCACCATCTTGCTCCAGAAACAGAGCATGTAACCCTTCTAACTCTATATTTCAAAACTAAGGAGCATCAAATCCCTAGCATCATTATTTtcacatataatattacaaaatcCATGTTTCTTCACAAGACTAATATCCACAAGAATCAATCACCGATGATCAGAGCAAACATTCAGAAACTACAGAACAGTTTGCAATAAACAGGAATCAAGACAAAAATATGGAGATATATACAGATAAAGAGACAAGATTCTTCATGTGGTTTCATTAACAAACACCAAATGTCTACGTATATTTAGAACATATCTTGAGGCTAGACAGAGCCAACTTGGTTTTGGGACTTGGACTTGGAAGCAACACAATTCTTGATTCCGTGACTCCAGGTAATCAAGGTTGCATTACAAGTGTATACAAGAATCAACTTCTCCAACTCAccacataaataattattatatacatcaaattttcaatccaagaaataattatatatatcaaattttgtatCCAAGAAATCCAATTAGACCTTTTTTGAAATGATCTTATATCACCAGTAACTGGAATTTAAATGCACTAAGATATATCAGATCCTTTCCTCTACACGACCGGGATTTCAATTTTGGTAACTTGTGCAAAGACAAGTGATTCTATAAACCAACCAACATGTGGTCTGATTTGCTTGCTGCTGAACCCAAATACCCAGTCAACatgcataaacaaaaataagttAAGTGAATCAAACTAACTATTCtgcaaaatttgaattttttttgaaaacttttaatgtaataaaagtATTTCAAGTCTTGTCAACCCAAAGAAATCATCCTACTACTTTCCATAGGACCTTTTAAGTCTAGTACATGAAAAGCGAACATGAAAACTCTTTATATAAAAGCTCCAATACAAGTCAATGTTAATCCTTAAAGTTCCCCCCTCAAATCCTAAAAAATCACTTGGCATGGTGACCGCATCTCAACCAAACAACAATATAACTGATTTTTTCCAAGAGTACTCAGAAAATCATAAACAGCTTCCGAAATCACATATTCACAACTTCAGAAACAAAGCATCATCGTCTACTACACTGGATCCTCAACACAATAGACGGATCAATCTCTCTGTTCCACAACTCAAACAGTTGCAAAGGAGGCCAAAATGTTATAGGCAAAGAAGAACTAAAAATTACTCTAGAAAAAAAGTATTATGCCTCAACCAATTAACAAAGTAAAATTCTTGGATTAAGGTTTAGTGGAAAAAAAATGGTCAAATCAACTATAAtacatgtgtgtgtatatatatatgatatatacaCTCAAACATCAGAAAGGGCCTGCCAAACAGAAGATAAGTagtaagaaaaatgaaaaactaagaAGAAgtagaaaaattcaaaaacaaagaacatTAAGTTGATAAATTAATACCTGAACATATAAAAACGGATCAGCAACAAAATTACTAGGAAAACCAGAAGCAGAAACAGAACCACATGTCACAACTGGATTAGCCACTGGCCACGCCGCACTATGATTCCTCCATAAATTCTCCTGCACAAATTTCCACTCACCATAACTCAGAGTCCCCAAAATCAGTTACCCGcataaaaatagtattaaaaaaaccattaaaaaagCTAATCTTTTCCCATATTTCAGCCCGTATAGAAAAATAAACTCACTGTTTCAATAGGTTtgagagagaagggagagtgGCCATAGAAAACACCAATGGCCCAAGAGCCTTCACTGTCTTCTCTACAACCAAAAGGCTGCATCAGTCCAGTACTTTCATAGGGCTTCTTCACAAGAAGCCACCCATAAAGCAACCCCACGAATCCGTACACAATAAAATACCAAACAAGGAACACAAATgcagaagaagaaaacataAACCTTGCACGCCCAACATGTCCATGATTATTAACATGCTTCCTTCTCCATCTACACCAGCAACTACACCCACTTCCATTCCCCCCACCACCACCGCCGCCGTCAATGCCACCATCCGCGCCACCGCCCACAACTACTTGTCCAGAACCCATGCTATATAAACCTTATATTTTCACCCACATTTGCTCCCCACTctgaaaaaatcttttatttaacttatctatatttaaaaaaaaaacataacgtACCATCAACCCCGTGGTGTTTCTAGTTTACAAAAAGTGATAAGAAGGAGGCTCAAACTCAATGAAACgactctctttctctctgtgGCTCTATCTGtttgtgttttgatttaatctaaatatataaaatttccccttttcttttctctgtgTTGTGTTAACGGGACGATGATATTGAGCCCTGCGCTGAGGGGGAGCAGGAGGTCTGGTTTTGTATGGAAACTGAAGAGcgaattattgttttttattttttatttcagtttgaTTATTTGCTTGATAGCGTACAAGCAGTTGTGTGGAGTTCTACGTATTCGCTCCAAATGGCTGCCACGTCTTATTTTAGGAGTGTGACGTGGCACGAAGCAATTTAGGGACGAATTCCTCCGGACTTTTCATAATGAACAGAAGATTACCcatagattaattaaaattattgttatatttaataaatataagtaagatttaaaaaattattatatttagttagatgttataaaaaaatattaagatattattctatttgaatgataaaaatattataatagaattatgtatatttaaatagatatataatttatatgtgtcattatgtgattaaattattttaaacataacaatatacataaatatatatttattatatattaaaaatatatatgtataatattaattattaagtgtaataattttaaaatattggtatattaattaatatattaattgaaaataaaatattattattaataaaaaattcattatcacTATAATATATGGTTATTCCAACCAAATGCCCCTTAAGTCTTTACAAACTACCCCTAGATCTTTACTTGGTCACACTAACAGTAAACACATTGCCCTTCTCTtaagaattaataaattcaagGGTGACTATGAAATTTGTCCGCAGAGAGTCGTAAGGCaacttttctttgatttttttttattttttaaaatatattcgaataaataaatatatatatatatatatataaataaaatttaaataataaaccATAGTTAACTTTTGAGGAAAGTTTGTCtacaattaaaccaaaattcacaAAGATGGatgataatttgtaattttgtacCATAATTAGGATTTGGAGAGTGATTCTGAGGGTTTGGTCAGGTTTTTGGACGATTCTTtctaaaaatacatttttttttaattattacacttttcagattttttttttaattattacacttttcagaattttttatattttctgaaaaaaataaagcaattttgaatttttgttattataagtaatatttaatctaatttatctATATGATATGAAAAGCTTAATGTTTACAGTGATTTTTATAgggttaataaaattgtaaacatCCAAATTCATGagcccaaaaaagaaaaatcaacataaatattTGGATAATAATATGTGAGGTTGGGACATTTTGATCAATTAAtttagcaataaaattatatacacccaattttaaatattaaatttgaatgtataatattgaatatcaaattaagtgtctaaataatatatcatcatatgatttagtaaatttaaattaaaaataaaataacacgtaatcatataataatatatcatctagaTACCCAATTGAATATTCATAATTGAGTGTGTAACCGTAAATTTAATAGGTAAAATGGGAATGTGGCTTAATTATTTTTGGTGCTAGAAATAGGAGCTTTCCCATTAAAACTTTTCTAGAAAtggttaaattatatatatatatatatatatatatatatatatatatatatatatatatcttaatttaaaGTTTCATTATGAGGATAATCTAGAAGATTTCAAGGGATTTCTCTGATTGAAAAATCACCATCCCTCCTCtccaattgaaatttttataaaatattaataaaaaataataattttatgtaaacacaatataatgaaagaaaaaaaatattattttaatgtgaGATAATCAAGGGGATGTTCAAGGCAGGTGTGTATATGGTAAAACAGTAGGTGTCTTCtgttttatcatataaaaatggTTTCTCTATGACTGCATTCTcctttattcataattatttcCCAATTTTCTAATCAAAATACAAACTTTATTTAGGAAAATGTGCATAATGGCAGTCATATGGgccaacagaaaaaaaaaaaaaaaaactaaatggGTGATATGGGGAAGGTGCTTTCGGGGATATGGTAAACACATAATTAATGTTCCAAATCTGTCCTAATCTAACTTTTTGACcaattataattatgaatttgtaaaaaaaaaaaaaaagtagcctttttcaaataatttataattttcatatagCCACATTAACCCAGATCCAATCTGTtctctcaaattaaattaaattattcattgTTTGATTCAAGTTGCCAAGGTTTTATCTAGAAAAAGGTATTTAATATGAACCAAAATATTCATCACTGGGTGAATGTTTATCCTGTGAGTTTcaaatgtattttatttttcacactCTTGTTTAAAGAAGGGTCCTACTTTTGATTTTTGGGCtgccttaaaaataaaataaagtatttttcaagttttaatattCCAAGAAAGTTGTCGATTCACCATATTTCGAAGAATAGGTTAAgccgaaaaaaaaaataaatatttaaattattttattaatgaatttttatttatagtagttttgtaataataatttttttttctctttttgttgacCGTTGTTTTTCAAAGGAAGTGCGCTTCTCAGATTTCAAAGCCTCTCGTAAGTtagtttatttcttttgttttttattttcaaattagttataattaaaaagcaagttttttttttttataaatttattattattttaaaagctGAAGTTATATTTCACTTTAATGGAAAATACAAGTTGTTGAGTGTTACATTACATCGAGACTAGACCTCAAAAAAACCTTATCAGATCAAAAGAAAGAGACAAAAtgataacaatataataattgGCTGGCGATGTTCTGTCGATTCCGAATCAAGACAGCGACTTGGTTTTGGTTTGGCCCCTGGGGCACTCTTCAACTATCGACTTCTGTTCTTCTAAATTTTGTGGAAATTCTATAACGTTTCCGATGCTTTTCCTTTTGTCCAAATCTCAGACTTGCGTGCTTTCCGGTTATATCAAGTTTACCTTACCGTGTCAAACGGTAGTCCGAATAATAAAGATGGGGTATTCAATCAAGATTTATTgccaataaatttattatatttctaatttatctgatataataattagatttagggttttatttgttcaatatagtctattcattcttaaaaagataattcaacttaaataaagttcatcatttaaattgatttgtattaagAATTATAACTTATAATTCACGTCACAACTACAACCACAAAAATTTAgatgtttgaaaatgatttctCTTTTAACCATATTTACATTCATTTTGTAGTGTCAGGTATTATACATaaagttagattcgaatcgaattaagCTCCCTTCAAAtaagctcaagtttgacttgtttCAAAAGAGTTAAGTTTTAGTTCGAACTTTTAactaactcattattaaaatgacatcattttgtatcaaaatttttaatttgtg harbors:
- the LOC123193075 gene encoding glucosamine inositolphosphorylceramide transferase 1, whose product is MGSGQVVVGGGADGGIDGGGGGGGNGSGCSCWCRWRRKHVNNHGHVGRARFMFSSSAFVFLVWYFIVYGFVGLLYGWLLVKKPYESTGLMQPFGCREDSEGSWAIGVFYGHSPFSLKPIETENLWRNHSAAWPVANPVVTCGSVSASGFPSNFVADPFLYVQGDVLYLFYETKNSITMQGDIGVARSVDKGATWEQLGIALDEDWHLSYPYVFEYLGQIYMMPESSAKRELRLYRAIDFPLEWKLDRIIMKKPLVDPVLVNHDGMYWLFASDHSGFGVKKNGQLELWYSDTPFGPWKPHKNNPIYNVEKDLGARNGGRPILYNGNLHRIGQDCGESYGRRVRIFKVEVLTKDAYKEVEVPFISEQTYKGRNSWNSARYHHLDVQQLSSGEWIGFIDGDRVLSGDSIHRFLLGWSSMAAVATLGILLGVLLGAVKCVIPLNWCAQYAGKRSDSFFDWEKEGFFSSKVRRLCSRLNRSASILQGRIKPNTSSGRFVLTVMFVSGVALMCTAVKYIYGGNGAHEAYMWKGHYSQFTLLTMTYDARLWNLKMYVKHYSRCSSVKEIVVVWNKGVPPKLSDLDSAVPVRIRVEDQNSLNNRFKMDPLIKTRAVLELDDDIMMSCDDVERGFQVWRQHPERIVGFYPRLVNGTPLKYKGEKYARRLKGYNMILTGAAFIDNQLAFKRYWSEEAKAGRELVDKYFNCEDVLLNYLYANASTSKTVEYVRPAWAIDTSKFSGAAISKNTQVHYHKRSKCLLKFSEMYGSLASRKWEFNGRKDGWDL